The following are encoded together in the Notolabrus celidotus isolate fNotCel1 chromosome 9, fNotCel1.pri, whole genome shotgun sequence genome:
- the lipg gene encoding endothelial lipase has translation MNHKALLLWIFLQCAAALFSSALGENAVLKGEDSGLEDLSTDSKDPYGGVRYNMRKSLDLEQEGCYLLAGKKECLEECGFNATAKTIFIIHGWTMSGMFENWMHKLVSAVMQRETEANVVVVDWISMAQQLYPDAVNHTQNVGLNIASLINWLQDELQLPLEKVHLIGYSLGAHVAGYAGTYVRGTVGRITGLDPAGPMFEGVEEQKRLSPDDADFVDVLHTYTREALGVSIGIQQPIGDIDIYPNGGDVQPGCALGDVLAVAGNFMEVMKCEHERAVHLFVDSLMNKDHMSFAFQCTGPDRFKKGICLSCRKNRCNNIGYNTRKMRKRRNTKMYLKTRADTPFSGYHYQMKMHVFNKKRADDADPTFHVKLYGAHNDTPNLFVDVHDNTIGLNLTNTFLVFTEADIGDLLKIQLSWEGDSESWNSLWKNLKKTFWAWNTKPPKPILEVRRIRVKAGETQRKFTFCAQDPSNTEISPGDSITYVKCRDGWEVKPRKRLAV, from the exons ATGAATCATAAAGCTCTTTTACTGTGGATTTTCCTACAGTGTGCCGCCGCGCTCTTCTCGTCTGCTCTTGGGGAAAACGCTGTTCTTAAAG GTGAAGACAGTGGGTTGGAAGACTTGTCAACAGACAGCAAGGATCCATATGGCGGCGTCAGGTACAACATGAGGAAGAGTTTAGATCTGGAACAGGAGGGCTGCTACCTGCTGGCCGGCAAGAAGGAGTGTCTAGAGGAGTGTGGCTTCAACGCTACAGCCAAGACTATCTTCATCATCCATGGCTGGACT atgAGTGGGATGTTTGAAAACTGGATGCACAAGCTCgtgtctgcagtgatgcagcGGGAAACGGAGGCCAATGTGGTGGTTGTTGATTGGATATCAATGGCCCAGCAGCTATACCCAGATGCTGTCAACCACACCCAAAACGTTGGCCTCAATATTGCTTCCTTGATCAACTGGCTTCAG gATGAGCTGCAGCTTCCTCTGGAGAAAGTTCACCTGATTGGATACAGTTTAGGCGCCCATGTAGCCGGCTACGCAGGAACATACGTACGGGGGACAGTCGGCAGAATCACTG GTCTAGACCCAGCAGGACCAATGTTTGAGGGTGTAGAGGAACAGAAGCGACTCTCCCCAGATGACGCTGACTTTGTAGACGTTCTGCACACATACACTCGAGAGGCTTTGGGTGTCAGCATCGGTATCCAGCAGCCGATTGGGGACATTGATATCTACCCAAATGGTGGTGACGTGCAGCCCGGCTGTGCTCTGGGTGACGTGCTGGCAGTGGCTGGAA attTCATGGAGGTGATGAAGTGCGAGCATGAGCGTGCTGTGCACTTGTTTGTGGACTCTCTGATGAACAAGGACCACATGAGCTTTGCCTTCCAGTGCACTGGCCCTGATCGTTTCAAGAAAGGCATCTGCCTCAGCTGCCGCAAAAATCGCTGCAACAACATCGGCTACAACACCAGAAAAATGCGAAAGAGGCGCAACACTAAAATGTACCTGAAGACACGTGCTGACACTCCCTTCAGTG GGTACCACTACCAGATGAAGATGCATGTGTTCAACAAAAAACGGGCAGATGATGCAGATCCCACCTTCCATGTCAAGTTATACGGAGCCCACAATGACACACCAAACCTATTTGTTGACGT CCACGATAACACCATCGGTCTGAACCTGACCAACACCTTCCTGGTTTTTACTGAGGCTGATATCGGCGACTTACTGAAGATCCAACTGAGCTGGGAAGGAGACTCTGAATCCTGGAACTCTCTCTGGAAAAACCTTAAGAAGACTTTCTGGGCCTGGAACACCAAACCTCCCAAACCTATACTGGAAGTCCGCCGTATTCGTGTTAAAGCTGGAGAAACTCAGAGGAA GTTTACATTCTGCGCCCAAGACCCATCAAACACTGAAATTTCACCGGGGGACTCCATTACTTACGTGAAATGTCGTGATGGCTGGGAAGTGAAACCAAGAAAACG ACTGGCAGTGTAA